In Pithys albifrons albifrons isolate INPA30051 chromosome 6, PitAlb_v1, whole genome shotgun sequence, a single genomic region encodes these proteins:
- the ADM gene encoding pro-adrenomedullin isoform X2, with translation MKLVHVALLCLSSVTFFGVDAARVDVATEFKRKWTKWALSRAKRDVKTSGVLQGLGAAADVLPLIRTQDVKEDLRVLHPSREDAHIRVKRYRQSINRFPHFQAIRMGCRFGTCTVQRLVDEIHRTTGNKDKDGTAPANKISPQGYGRRRRSLPERRSPGRSPRAGRRPRTHLAQPLDPVLEV, from the exons ATGAAACTAGTTCACGTAGCCCTGCTCTGTCTCAGCTCTGTGACCTTCTTCGGGGTGGATGCTGCAAGGGTGGACGTAGCGACAGAGTTCAAAAGAAA ATGGACGAAATGGGCACTGAGCCGAGCCAAGAGAGACGTGAAGACCTCGGGTGTGCTTcaagggctgggggcagccGCCGACGTTCTGCCTCTCATACGGACCCAGGACGTGAAGGAGGATCTCCGAGTCTTGCATCCCAG CCGGGAGGATGCTCACATCCGCGTCAAGCGCTACCGCCAGAGCATTAACAGATTCCCCCACTTCCAAGCCATCCGCATGGGGTGCCGGTTCGGGACGTGCACGGTGCAGAGGCTGGTCGACGAGATCCACAGGACGACCGGCAATAAGGATAAGGACGGCACCGCCCCCGCCAACAAGATCAGCCCGCAGGGCTACGGGCGCCGGCGGCGGTCCCTGCCCGAGCGCCGCAGCCCAGGGCGCTCCCCCCGCGCCGGGCGGCGCCCACGGACGCACCTGGCGCAGCCTCTCGACCCCGTCCTCGAGGTCTGA
- the ADM gene encoding pro-adrenomedullin isoform X1 encodes MKLVHVALLCLSSVTFFGVDAARVDVATEFKRKWTKWALSRAKRDVKTSGVLQGLGAAADVLPLIRTQDVKEDLRVLHPSSREDAHIRVKRYRQSINRFPHFQAIRMGCRFGTCTVQRLVDEIHRTTGNKDKDGTAPANKISPQGYGRRRRSLPERRSPGRSPRAGRRPRTHLAQPLDPVLEV; translated from the exons ATGAAACTAGTTCACGTAGCCCTGCTCTGTCTCAGCTCTGTGACCTTCTTCGGGGTGGATGCTGCAAGGGTGGACGTAGCGACAGAGTTCAAAAGAAA ATGGACGAAATGGGCACTGAGCCGAGCCAAGAGAGACGTGAAGACCTCGGGTGTGCTTcaagggctgggggcagccGCCGACGTTCTGCCTCTCATACGGACCCAGGACGTGAAGGAGGATCTCCGAGTCTTGCATCCCAG CAGCCGGGAGGATGCTCACATCCGCGTCAAGCGCTACCGCCAGAGCATTAACAGATTCCCCCACTTCCAAGCCATCCGCATGGGGTGCCGGTTCGGGACGTGCACGGTGCAGAGGCTGGTCGACGAGATCCACAGGACGACCGGCAATAAGGATAAGGACGGCACCGCCCCCGCCAACAAGATCAGCCCGCAGGGCTACGGGCGCCGGCGGCGGTCCCTGCCCGAGCGCCGCAGCCCAGGGCGCTCCCCCCGCGCCGGGCGGCGCCCACGGACGCACCTGGCGCAGCCTCTCGACCCCGTCCTCGAGGTCTGA